Proteins from one Monodelphis domestica isolate mMonDom1 chromosome 6, mMonDom1.pri, whole genome shotgun sequence genomic window:
- the MISFA gene encoding mitochondrial sheath formation-associated protein isoform X2: MRTLQEQGLSNLYLHWNVWSAKTPTNNSFIMIVLGWMLFVGLASFLGAFPEVVNPALKWNEKQPVPPIRGRKGRSRTVVLNKDNKVYMLPVMLQGLLQFRDDVEGV; encoded by the exons ATGAGAACACTTCAGGAACAAGGTCTCAGTAATCTCTACCTGCACTGGAATGTTTGGAGTGCAAAAACTCCAACGAATAACTCCTTTATCATGATTGTGCTTGGCTGGATGCTTTTTGTTGGACTTGCAAGTTTCCTAGGGGCCTTTCCTGAAGTAGTG AATCCCGCTCTAAAATGGAATGAGAAACAGCCGGTCCCACCTATTCGTGGTCGAAAAGGTCGATCAAGGACTGTGGTTTTGAATAAGGACAATAAAGT CTATATGCTCCCAGTGATGCTTCAGGGACTCCTTCAGTTCAG
- the MISFA gene encoding mitochondrial sheath formation-associated protein isoform X1 has product MRTLQEQGLSNLYLHWNVWSAKTPTNNSFIMIVLGWMLFVGLASFLGAFPEVVNPALKWNEKQPVPPIRGRKGRSRTVVLNKDNKVCHNWYPSYMLPVMLQGLLQFRDDVEGV; this is encoded by the exons ATGAGAACACTTCAGGAACAAGGTCTCAGTAATCTCTACCTGCACTGGAATGTTTGGAGTGCAAAAACTCCAACGAATAACTCCTTTATCATGATTGTGCTTGGCTGGATGCTTTTTGTTGGACTTGCAAGTTTCCTAGGGGCCTTTCCTGAAGTAGTG AATCCCGCTCTAAAATGGAATGAGAAACAGCCGGTCCCACCTATTCGTGGTCGAAAAGGTCGATCAAGGACTGTGGTTTTGAATAAGGACAATAAAGT ATGTCACAATTGGTATCCCAGCTATATGCTCCCAGTGATGCTTCAGGGACTCCTTCAGTTCAG